In Aquimarina sp. TRL1, a single window of DNA contains:
- a CDS encoding acyloxyacyl hydrolase codes for MKKLSIITLFIVVQFSFSQEDLIFKGKKHKLGFIVGYGAQHLNQLLSNINEKDANSIKEFLIKNKIKPDEAGLDVTYSYEVTYFQAQYYYSLLRKSSWGIDLLSQPQYNLTKYKHLDKAVATIDGYEVGLNVGILIRKNFINDLLSFYALISSGPHYVKGTPARQSDGFIFSDNFVAGLTIKILKDAYIDIRPGFRHISNAGLKYPNGGVNDFFISGGLMFAL; via the coding sequence ATGAAAAAATTAAGTATTATTACCCTGTTTATTGTGGTACAATTTTCTTTTTCGCAAGAAGATTTAATTTTCAAAGGAAAAAAACATAAACTAGGTTTTATTGTTGGGTACGGGGCACAACATCTCAATCAGTTATTATCCAACATCAACGAAAAAGATGCGAATTCTATTAAGGAGTTCCTGATTAAAAATAAAATCAAGCCAGACGAAGCTGGTTTAGATGTAACGTATAGTTATGAAGTTACTTATTTTCAGGCACAATACTATTATTCATTACTACGTAAAAGTTCCTGGGGGATAGATTTACTTTCACAACCACAATACAACTTGACAAAGTACAAGCATCTGGATAAAGCGGTAGCAACAATTGATGGATACGAAGTAGGATTAAACGTCGGAATTTTAATTCGAAAAAACTTTATAAATGATCTGCTGAGTTTCTATGCGCTTATTAGCTCTGGTCCTCATTATGTAAAGGGAACTCCTGCCAGACAATCTGATGGGTTTATATTTTCTGATAATTTTGTAGCTGGGCTTACTATCAAAATTCTTAAAGATGCATACATTGATATCCGTCCTGGATTTAGGCATATCAGTAATGCCGGATTAAAGTATCCTAATGGAGGTGTCAACGATTTTTTTATTAGTGGAGGACTAATGTTTGCATTATAA
- a CDS encoding YebC/PmpR family DNA-binding transcriptional regulator: MGRAFEFRKARKMKRWSAMAKAFTRIGKDIVMAVKEGGPDPDSNSRLRAVIQNAKSANMPKDNIERAIKRASDKNLGDYKEVLFEGYAPHGIAILVETATDNNNRTVANIRSYFNKCDGNLGTSGSVEFMFDHTCNFRINSEGIDHEELELEFIDFGAEEVFLDEDGILIYAPFGSFGTIQKELENRNIEILSSGFERIPQVTKKLTPEQAADVEKLLEKIEEDDDVQNVYHTMEESNAE; encoded by the coding sequence ATGGGAAGAGCTTTTGAATTTAGAAAAGCACGAAAAATGAAACGTTGGTCAGCAATGGCTAAAGCATTTACTCGTATTGGTAAAGATATTGTAATGGCTGTAAAAGAAGGAGGACCGGATCCTGACTCTAACTCCAGATTACGTGCTGTTATCCAAAATGCGAAATCTGCAAATATGCCTAAAGACAATATCGAAAGAGCCATTAAAAGGGCCAGCGACAAAAATCTTGGGGACTATAAAGAAGTTTTGTTTGAAGGGTATGCTCCTCATGGTATTGCTATCCTGGTAGAGACTGCTACTGATAATAACAATCGTACCGTAGCGAATATTCGTTCTTATTTTAATAAATGTGATGGGAACTTAGGAACTTCGGGTTCTGTAGAATTTATGTTTGATCACACTTGTAATTTCAGAATTAATTCTGAAGGTATTGATCATGAAGAACTAGAACTGGAATTTATTGATTTTGGTGCAGAAGAAGTTTTCCTTGATGAGGATGGTATCTTAATCTATGCTCCTTTTGGTAGCTTTGGTACAATCCAAAAAGAATTGGAAAACAGAAATATCGAAATTTTATCCTCCGGTTTTGAGCGTATTCCTCAGGTAACCAAAAAACTAACTCCTGAACAAGCTGCTGATGTAGAGAAGTTATTAGAAAAAATAGAGGAAGATGATGATGTTCAAAATGTATACCATACCATGGAAGAATCGAACGCCGAATAA
- a CDS encoding Maf-like protein: MINELLKNHRIVLASGSPRRQQFFKDMGIDVHIDVKEVDEVYPDHLQGAAISDFLCELKSAAFEQLEPNDILITSDTIVWHNHKALGKPKNEEEAIKMIQSLSGKQHEVITSVCFKTTTASTTINHTTRVTFKDLSIAEITHYVKTYQPMDKAGAYGIQEWIGFIGITHIEGSFFTVMGLPTHLVYETLMSMVNS, translated from the coding sequence ATGATAAATGAACTCTTAAAAAACCACCGTATTGTTCTCGCATCGGGTTCTCCCAGAAGGCAACAGTTTTTCAAGGATATGGGTATTGATGTTCACATCGATGTCAAAGAAGTGGATGAAGTTTATCCTGACCACTTACAGGGAGCTGCCATTTCTGATTTTTTATGTGAATTAAAATCTGCTGCTTTTGAGCAGCTTGAACCTAATGACATATTAATTACCAGTGACACTATTGTGTGGCATAATCACAAAGCATTAGGAAAGCCCAAAAACGAAGAGGAAGCAATAAAAATGATTCAATCTCTTTCTGGAAAGCAACATGAAGTAATCACTTCTGTTTGCTTCAAAACAACAACGGCTTCTACAACTATTAATCACACAACACGAGTAACATTTAAAGATTTATCCATAGCAGAAATTACACATTATGTAAAAACGTATCAGCCAATGGATAAAGCTGGAGCATATGGGATACAGGAATGGATTGGTTTTATTGGAATCACTCATATTGAAGGAAGTTTTTTTACAGTGATGGGACTACCTACTCATCTTGTTTATGAAACGTTAATGAGTATGGTTAATTCATAG
- a CDS encoding geranylgeranylglycerol-phosphate geranylgeranyltransferase encodes MLSFFKLIKIENLLFIILAQLCLRYGLLNSLDIDLLLSDLGILLLIIATFCIGAAGNIILETHAAASAIIPSKIREKTANTLFIILSTIGVLIGFYLSNIIGKPGFVTIFILTSAIYYIYATYLKEILVVKNITMAILVSVSILAIAIFDLVPTITPLNREAVSFIFSIVKDYAILAFLLTFVREIAKDCYSLDTDYNHGIKTIPIALGKSRTAKLIMALSLLISALLFYYTYTYLFANTKATLFVLLGLIAPLLIISFKSWTAETIKDFKLLSILIKIVMVIAAISFALYKTLIFQ; translated from the coding sequence ATGCTTTCTTTTTTTAAACTTATAAAAATCGAAAATCTACTCTTTATTATCCTGGCTCAATTATGTCTTAGATACGGTCTTCTCAACTCATTAGATATAGATCTCCTTCTTAGTGATCTGGGGATTTTATTACTTATTATTGCTACCTTTTGTATTGGTGCTGCAGGAAACATTATTTTGGAAACACATGCTGCTGCTTCTGCTATAATTCCTTCAAAAATTAGAGAAAAAACAGCTAATACACTTTTTATTATTCTTAGTACAATTGGGGTACTTATTGGTTTTTACTTGTCTAATATTATTGGAAAACCCGGTTTTGTCACTATTTTCATCCTTACTTCTGCTATATATTATATATACGCCACATATCTTAAGGAAATATTGGTTGTCAAAAATATAACCATGGCTATTTTGGTTTCGGTAAGTATTTTGGCTATTGCTATTTTTGATCTGGTTCCTACAATTACTCCTCTAAACAGAGAAGCTGTTTCTTTTATATTTTCTATCGTAAAAGATTATGCTATCCTCGCTTTTTTATTAACTTTTGTACGGGAAATTGCAAAGGATTGTTACTCCTTAGACACCGACTATAATCACGGAATAAAAACAATTCCTATAGCACTGGGAAAATCGAGAACAGCTAAACTCATAATGGCTTTATCACTTCTGATTAGTGCATTATTATTTTACTATACTTATACCTATCTTTTTGCAAATACAAAGGCTACTCTTTTTGTACTCCTAGGGTTAATCGCTCCCCTGCTAATTATTTCTTTTAAGAGCTGGACCGCAGAAACAATAAAGGACTTTAAATTATTAAGTATCTTGATCAAAATTGTAATGGTAATAGCCGCTATTTCATTTGCCTTATATAAAACACTTATTTTTCAATAA
- a CDS encoding DUF6733 family protein → MKKIILTIGVVLLAFGSVQSQEKKEKKATFATQILHNSVAGFYPIFFGNFETNKNYDITIYSIFWTNPSFGNLASGSDLLLETGVGLGFKLLDKSLYVNPSLGISHGKFSSDSKGTKIGEGLVPNLFVAYNKGLFDFEGYIAYYKSLREDDDIKTKDFLLNWAAPGINVSKRVVLGAYYESFGITRQESGDPLLIYRWLGGSLKLRFDKGISFRVSAGATLKTEAGTADDFYKVAAFIPL, encoded by the coding sequence ATGAAAAAAATCATTCTAACGATAGGGGTTGTATTGCTCGCTTTTGGCAGTGTACAATCACAAGAAAAAAAGGAAAAGAAAGCAACTTTTGCAACACAAATATTGCATAACAGTGTAGCCGGATTTTATCCTATATTTTTCGGAAACTTTGAAACAAATAAAAACTATGATATTACCATCTATAGTATTTTTTGGACAAATCCGTCTTTTGGGAATTTAGCATCAGGAAGTGATTTGTTATTAGAAACCGGAGTTGGTTTGGGGTTTAAGTTATTAGATAAAAGCCTGTATGTAAATCCTTCATTAGGAATTTCTCATGGAAAGTTTTCTTCCGATAGTAAAGGAACGAAAATAGGAGAAGGATTAGTCCCTAATCTATTTGTAGCCTATAATAAAGGATTGTTTGATTTTGAAGGATATATAGCGTATTACAAGTCGCTAAGAGAAGATGATGATATCAAAACAAAAGACTTTTTGCTCAACTGGGCAGCACCTGGGATTAATGTAAGCAAACGAGTAGTGTTAGGAGCATATTATGAGTCTTTTGGTATCACCAGACAAGAATCAGGAGACCCGCTACTTATTTATAGATGGTTGGGAGGCTCGCTAAAATTACGCTTTGATAAAGGAATTTCTTTTAGGGTATCAGCAGGAGCAACCTTAAAAACAGAAGCAGGAACTGCAGATGACTTCTATAAAGTAGCTGCATTTATCCCTTTGTAA
- a CDS encoding septum formation inhibitor Maf produces MKKIWYSFPILLIAIIIACNTQVKNTADISADTIAQLQPKSEPPKELTKDFKNYWYAGKAEISSYELAQARYGELRKGTAALIYVTEDFLPREQVKADQQHPDNIPVLKLNSTKKFVTGIYPYSIMQSVFYPVGDHQHALKISSSMQEWCGHVYAQINNRKQFDITSHSYFQGEADQQFSLDKDILENEIWTKIRIRPTELPTGNLTMIPSLEFCRLRHKEIKAYPVTASLQKNATTTTYTLSYPDLRREVNITFTTSFPHTIEQWSETTLSGFGSNATPLTTTAKKIKTITSDYWSKNTNKDVFLRDSLRLRSYNYN; encoded by the coding sequence ATGAAAAAAATATGGTATTCCTTTCCTATTCTGCTTATTGCAATTATTATAGCCTGCAATACGCAAGTGAAAAACACCGCTGATATTTCAGCGGACACTATTGCCCAACTACAGCCCAAGAGTGAACCTCCCAAGGAACTTACTAAAGATTTTAAAAATTACTGGTATGCCGGGAAAGCAGAGATATCTTCTTATGAGTTAGCACAAGCACGATACGGAGAACTCAGAAAAGGAACCGCCGCATTAATTTATGTAACGGAAGATTTTTTACCCAGAGAACAGGTCAAAGCAGACCAACAGCATCCAGATAATATTCCCGTGCTTAAACTAAACAGTACAAAAAAGTTTGTCACAGGGATTTACCCGTACTCCATTATGCAAAGTGTTTTTTACCCTGTTGGAGACCACCAGCACGCTCTGAAGATTTCCAGTTCTATGCAGGAATGGTGTGGTCATGTATATGCACAAATCAATAACAGAAAGCAATTCGACATTACTTCTCACTCTTATTTCCAGGGAGAAGCGGATCAACAGTTCTCTCTGGATAAAGATATTTTGGAAAATGAAATCTGGACAAAAATCAGAATTCGTCCTACCGAATTGCCAACCGGGAACCTTACTATGATCCCTTCATTAGAATTTTGCAGACTTAGACACAAAGAAATAAAAGCATATCCCGTTACTGCATCATTGCAAAAAAATGCTACTACTACTACCTATACATTATCGTATCCTGATTTACGAAGGGAAGTAAATATTACGTTTACTACTTCTTTTCCACATACAATTGAGCAGTGGTCAGAAACAACCTTAAGTGGATTTGGCAGCAATGCGACACCACTAACCACTACCGCAAAGAAAATAAAGACAATTACTTCTGACTATTGGTCAAAAAACACAAACAAAGACGTGTTTCTAAGAGATAGTTTGAGGTTACGTTCTTATAACTATAATTAA
- a CDS encoding 4a-hydroxytetrahydrobiopterin dehydratase has translation MTKLTENEITTRLHKLDGWEYNDNAIHTSFEFKDFKDAFSVMTRIAFEAEIQNHHPDWTNIYNTLNISLSTHDAGGVTDKDFLLATTIESIIQGDE, from the coding sequence ATGACAAAACTTACTGAAAACGAAATTACAACACGTCTCCATAAGCTAGATGGATGGGAATATAACGACAATGCAATTCACACTTCTTTTGAATTCAAAGATTTTAAAGACGCTTTTTCTGTCATGACGCGCATTGCTTTTGAAGCAGAAATCCAGAATCATCACCCTGATTGGACTAATATTTATAATACACTGAATATCTCTTTATCTACTCATGATGCAGGAGGAGTAACTGATAAAGATTTTTTACTTGCAACTACAATAGAATCTATCATACAAGGAGATGAATAA
- a CDS encoding YihY/virulence factor BrkB family protein, giving the protein MSKAIEDKLDKIPVINILVRVGKKIILPGFEGLSLYDLIEIYTIGIIKGTFSARASAISWSFFLSLFPFLLFLLNLIPYVPIENFQVNFFEFISELLPKQSSGFFKEIFDDIASNPRGGLLSTVFVLSIVLMTNGVNAVFSGFEYSYHVTLNRNFIKQYIVALGVSIIVASLLLLTVIVTLYFNYLVSELNTIGVVDDTVFWLTVGKYGIFVLMIFLIIAILFYFGTTEGKMNRFFSPGAVMTTLLFIVTTYLFGIYIDNFSNYNKLYGSIGAMLILMLYIWLNANLLLLGFELNASLNQLRRKSNN; this is encoded by the coding sequence ATGTCAAAGGCAATAGAAGATAAACTGGATAAAATTCCTGTCATTAACATATTAGTTCGTGTAGGGAAAAAAATCATTTTACCAGGGTTTGAAGGTTTATCACTCTATGATCTCATAGAAATCTATACAATTGGGATTATTAAAGGAACTTTTTCGGCAAGAGCCAGCGCCATTTCTTGGAGTTTTTTTCTATCGTTATTTCCATTTTTATTATTTCTGTTGAATCTGATTCCTTATGTGCCAATAGAGAATTTTCAAGTCAATTTTTTTGAATTTATCAGTGAATTATTACCCAAACAATCCTCTGGTTTTTTTAAAGAGATTTTTGATGATATTGCATCTAATCCCAGAGGAGGATTATTGTCTACAGTATTTGTGCTTTCCATTGTTTTAATGACCAATGGAGTAAATGCGGTTTTTTCCGGATTTGAATATTCGTATCATGTGACTCTAAATAGAAACTTTATAAAACAATATATTGTAGCATTAGGAGTGTCTATTATTGTGGCATCTTTATTGTTATTAACCGTAATAGTAACTCTGTATTTTAATTACCTTGTATCAGAATTAAATACAATAGGAGTAGTAGACGATACTGTTTTTTGGTTAACTGTTGGAAAATATGGGATTTTTGTTTTAATGATTTTTTTGATAATTGCCATTCTTTTCTATTTTGGGACTACAGAAGGAAAAATGAATCGTTTTTTCTCTCCTGGAGCAGTTATGACAACCTTGTTGTTTATCGTAACCACATATTTATTTGGAATTTATATTGATAATTTTTCAAATTATAATAAATTGTATGGGTCGATTGGAGCAATGCTTATTTTAATGTTGTACATATGGCTTAATGCAAACCTATTACTATTAGGATTTGAGCTGAATGCTTCATTAAATCAATTGAGAAGAAAAAGTAATAATTAA
- a CDS encoding CoA-acylating methylmalonate-semialdehyde dehydrogenase — protein sequence MMNVLQEQLEVKNFIGGVFHNESSEFLSVISPLDGKEIGKVPMSDGKILDKAVNAAKKAFVSWSAKTIKERVQVFFRYRSLLEAHIEELSDLVRLEGGKTYQEAKAEVEKAIELCEFAVSLPQIVQHEIQEVSRGVECRVEKKPLGVVASISPFNFPSMVPHWTIPNAIVLGNTMIMKPSEKVPLSLMRVAELLKEAGLPDGVFNVVNGGKEIVEEICDHPAIEAVSFVGSTTVAKIVYQRATNSLKRCLALGGAKNHLIVLPDADVEMTASNVVASMSGCAGQRCMAASVMVGVDQVDHIINKMVAVARDIIPGDGVGAVISEEAKKRIETYITNAEKNGAKILLDGRNTIVKGKEKGFYVGPTIIDYVTPDMEIAKEEIFGPVISIIRTNDLQEAIKVENTSNYGNAAAVFTQSGALAKEVMEQASAGMIGVNIGVPVPREPFPFGGWNESKFGVGDITGRSSIEFWTKNKKTTTKWHKQAQVNWMS from the coding sequence ATGATGAATGTATTACAAGAACAACTGGAAGTTAAAAACTTTATAGGCGGAGTATTTCATAATGAATCTTCCGAATTTTTAAGTGTTATTAGTCCGTTGGATGGAAAAGAAATAGGAAAAGTTCCTATGTCTGATGGCAAGATATTGGATAAAGCTGTGAATGCAGCAAAAAAAGCCTTTGTTTCCTGGTCAGCAAAAACAATAAAAGAACGAGTACAGGTTTTTTTTAGATATAGAAGTCTACTAGAAGCCCATATAGAAGAATTATCAGATCTGGTACGATTAGAAGGAGGTAAAACCTATCAAGAAGCAAAAGCAGAAGTAGAAAAAGCTATTGAACTGTGTGAATTTGCGGTTTCATTGCCACAGATTGTACAACATGAAATTCAGGAAGTAAGTAGGGGAGTAGAGTGTAGGGTAGAAAAGAAACCTCTCGGAGTGGTGGCTTCAATTTCTCCTTTCAATTTTCCGAGTATGGTACCCCATTGGACGATTCCTAACGCAATCGTTTTGGGAAATACAATGATTATGAAACCCTCAGAAAAAGTTCCTCTGAGTTTAATGAGAGTGGCTGAATTATTAAAGGAAGCAGGATTGCCAGATGGGGTCTTTAATGTTGTTAATGGAGGAAAAGAAATCGTAGAGGAAATTTGCGATCATCCAGCTATAGAAGCAGTTTCTTTTGTAGGGTCTACTACTGTGGCAAAAATAGTCTATCAAAGAGCCACAAATTCACTAAAGCGCTGTTTGGCATTAGGAGGGGCTAAAAACCACCTTATAGTACTTCCAGACGCAGATGTAGAAATGACAGCTTCCAATGTAGTGGCGTCAATGTCAGGATGTGCCGGGCAAAGATGTATGGCAGCATCAGTTATGGTAGGAGTAGATCAGGTAGATCATATTATAAATAAAATGGTAGCAGTAGCCCGTGATATCATTCCGGGAGATGGAGTAGGAGCAGTTATAAGTGAAGAGGCAAAGAAAAGAATTGAAACATATATAACAAATGCAGAAAAAAATGGAGCGAAAATTTTACTAGATGGGAGGAATACAATTGTAAAAGGAAAAGAAAAAGGGTTTTATGTAGGTCCCACTATTATTGATTATGTGACTCCTGATATGGAAATTGCTAAGGAAGAAATCTTTGGTCCGGTAATTAGTATTATAAGAACTAATGATCTGCAAGAAGCAATTAAAGTAGAGAATACATCTAATTATGGGAATGCAGCAGCAGTTTTTACACAGAGTGGCGCTTTGGCAAAGGAGGTAATGGAACAAGCGAGTGCCGGGATGATCGGAGTCAATATTGGAGTGCCTGTACCGAGAGAGCCTTTTCCCTTTGGAGGATGGAATGAATCCAAATTCGGAGTAGGTGATATAACAGGAAGAAGTTCAATTGAGTTCTGGACAAAAAATAAAAAGACAACCACGAAGTGGCACAAACAAGCACAGGTAAATTGGATGAGCTAA
- the rlmH gene encoding 23S rRNA (pseudouridine(1915)-N(3))-methyltransferase RlmH, producing MTIKLLAIGKTDDKQLAHLIEQYIKRLGHYIKFSIEIIPDIKNAKNLRTSQQKEREGQLILSKVATSDTLILLDENGKQYDSVSFSELLQKHMNSGIKQLIFVIGGPYGFSEEVYQRSNGKLSLSKMTFSHQMIRLFFVEQLYRGFTILKNEPYHHR from the coding sequence ATGACAATAAAATTACTGGCAATAGGAAAAACAGATGACAAGCAATTAGCACATCTTATCGAGCAATACATTAAAAGATTGGGGCATTATATCAAATTCTCTATAGAAATCATCCCTGATATTAAGAATGCCAAAAACTTACGAACTTCTCAACAAAAAGAGCGGGAAGGACAACTAATTCTTTCCAAAGTTGCTACTTCTGACACATTGATCTTATTAGATGAAAACGGAAAACAGTACGATTCTGTCTCCTTTTCAGAACTCCTCCAAAAACACATGAATAGCGGTATCAAACAACTGATTTTTGTTATTGGGGGTCCCTATGGGTTTTCTGAGGAAGTTTACCAACGTAGTAATGGCAAATTGTCCTTGTCCAAAATGACTTTTTCACATCAAATGATACGTCTGTTTTTTGTCGAACAATTGTATAGAGGATTTACAATTTTAAAAAACGAACCTTATCACCATAGATAA
- the nadC gene encoding carboxylating nicotinate-nucleotide diphosphorylase — protein MISEAQFNKEIDLIIANAIREDVGDGDHSSLACIPAEVTGKAKLLVKDEGVLAGVEFAKKVFAYVDPEMKVETLLEDGASVKYGDIAFYVEGASQSILKAERLVLNAMQRMSAIATKTKKFVSLLEGTGTKILDTRKTTPGIRALEKWAVKIGGGENHRFALYDMVMLKDNHIDFAGGITKAIEKTKKYLDTNNLDLKIIVEARNLQEIEEILKTPGVYRILIDNFNYEDTKKAVTLIGDTCLTESSGGINEKTVRKYAECGVDYISSGALTHSVYNLDLSLKAV, from the coding sequence ATGATTAGTGAAGCGCAATTTAATAAAGAAATTGATTTAATTATAGCCAATGCAATTCGGGAAGATGTGGGAGATGGAGACCATAGTTCATTGGCCTGTATTCCTGCAGAAGTAACCGGAAAAGCAAAACTGTTGGTAAAAGACGAAGGAGTTTTGGCAGGAGTAGAGTTCGCCAAAAAAGTTTTTGCTTATGTAGACCCAGAAATGAAAGTAGAAACTCTGTTAGAAGATGGGGCTAGTGTAAAATATGGAGATATTGCTTTTTATGTAGAGGGCGCATCTCAATCAATCCTAAAAGCAGAACGCCTGGTATTAAATGCAATGCAGCGAATGAGTGCGATTGCAACAAAGACTAAGAAGTTTGTTTCTTTATTAGAAGGTACAGGGACAAAGATATTAGATACCAGAAAAACGACTCCTGGGATTAGAGCTTTAGAGAAATGGGCAGTAAAGATCGGAGGAGGAGAGAACCACCGTTTTGCACTATACGATATGGTCATGCTAAAAGACAATCATATTGATTTTGCAGGAGGGATTACTAAAGCAATCGAAAAGACAAAAAAATATTTAGATACCAATAATTTGGATCTGAAAATTATTGTTGAAGCCAGAAATCTACAGGAAATCGAAGAAATTTTAAAAACCCCGGGAGTTTATAGGATATTAATTGATAACTTTAATTATGAAGATACAAAAAAGGCAGTAACCTTAATCGGAGATACATGTCTTACAGAATCTAGTGGGGGAATTAATGAAAAAACCGTACGAAAATATGCAGAATGTGGGGTTGATTATATTAGTAGCGGAGCATTAACACATTCGGTTTATAACTTGGATTTAAGTTTGAAAGCAGTGTAG